In Paenibacillus sp., the sequence CCGCTCCTTGATTCCCTGCCACAGCAGCGGGAAGAAGTAGCGGCGGGCGACGTCGAAATGGCCCTGCATCCAGCGCAGGCGCTGGCGCGCGGACGCCTGGAACGTGAGCGGCTTCTCGTCGTACACCTTGGCGTCGTAGTTGAACGTCGGGTACACGCCCCGCTGCACGCAGCGCATCGTAAATTCGAGATCCTCGACGAGCGACGTCGCGCCCCAGCCCATCTCCTTCAGCAGCTTCGCGTCGAAGCACATGCCCGTGCCGCCGAGGAAGTTCGCCATGCCGAGCGCGCGGCGCGGCATTTGCCACAGGCGGTTGCAGAACCAATACGTGACGCCGTACGCGGCGGTGATCCAAGAATCGTACGGATTTTTCGTGTCCAAGTACGCTTGAATGACGCGGGAGCCGTTGCACAGGTCGTTGTTCATTTCGCGCAGGTAGCGCGGGCTGACGAGGTTGTCGGCGTCGAACATGACGACCGCGTCGTACTGCTTCTCCATGCCCCACAGCTCTTTCAGCATCCATTCGATCGCGAACCCTTTGCCCCGCAGCGCTTGGTTATGGCGCTCCATCGCGATCGCACCGTGAGCGCGAACGACGTCCGCGGTTTTGTCCGTGCAGTTGTCGCAAATGACGAAAATATCATACATTTCCCGCGGATAATCGAGCGACTTCAAGTTGTCGACGAGCGCGCCGACGACCTGCTCCTCGTTGTGCGCGGCCACCAGCACCGCGAACGTTTTTTGCGGCGCGTGATCCTTTTTCACCGTTTTCAGCTTCCATCCCCAGAAAGACAAGACCAGTTGATAAAACCCCACTGCGAACAATCCGATTTGCACCACAAGAACGATGCCGTTCATCATGCTGCCCCCTTTGTGATCTGTTTCGTTGCTGCTTGCGCGGCCGACGGACGACAACGCCGCGTCGACTCGGTTCGACGGCCTTGCCCCTTGTTGCCGTTGGGCTCCCTGAATTTTGCTTCAAGTCGCCAGGGAAGTCAAAAACCGCCAGCGGCCGTTTCGGGCGATTCTTCCGGCATAAAGCGTCATCCGGACGGAATCGCCGCCCCCGGTTCGCCCATTATTGGACGCTACGT encodes:
- a CDS encoding glycosyltransferase family 2 protein; protein product: MMNGIVLVVQIGLFAVGFYQLVLSFWGWKLKTVKKDHAPQKTFAVLVAAHNEEQVVGALVDNLKSLDYPREMYDIFVICDNCTDKTADVVRAHGAIAMERHNQALRGKGFAIEWMLKELWGMEKQYDAVVMFDADNLVSPRYLREMNNDLCNGSRVIQAYLDTKNPYDSWITAAYGVTYWFCNRLWQMPRRALGMANFLGGTGMCFDAKLLKEMGWGATSLVEDLEFTMRCVQRGVYPTFNYDAKVYDEKPLTFQASARQRLRWMQGHFDVARRYFFPLLWQGIKERSWTKIDTALYSISVYNVFVSLVFTVVMWVDQLLPGKPSLMSVYDFVPVWIGTIAIFVVYLQFPLALALERVKSWKMYASLLTFPLFLLSWYPITFHAFFTQNNKSWSHTKHTRVLRLDDVQKFN